GGCTCCGCCAACACACGCCCGGGGCTCCGAAAAGCCCGGAGGAGCCCCGAAAGGCGGCGGGGAGGCTGCGGTGCCAGACAAAGGCTCTTTATAACGCTTCCGAAGGCGGCTCCCCGCTGCTCACCGCTGGGccgagggaaggggagggatgCTGGAGGGGGGAGGCGGTGCGGTGCGAGCCGATCCGATGCGACCCGGCGGCGAGGagcggctggggctggggctggggctggagccgggGCTGGAGCCGGGGGCACGGAGCGGCTgcagcggcggccccggcggggctgACATCACGGCGCGGCAGGAAGGAGggcggggggaccggggggagtaaggagggggggggaccgggggagAACAGGGGAGGACCGGGGGAGAACAGGGGAGGACCGGGGAGAACCGGAGAGAAGCGGGGGGGGCTGTCCGGGGAGAAtcgggggggtctggggagaaccggcgggggggagcggggagaaCTGGGGGGGACCGAGgagaagcgggggggggggaccgagGAGAACCGGGGGGGAACCAGGGGGGTTCCGGGCAGCAGCCGCCTCTCGGGAGGCTTTAAACAACGCGGAGGGGCCGGGCTGGACCCCGCGGGGGTCTCCCGGCGGTGCCCCCCCGGGGTACGGCAGCGGTGCCCCCTTTGGGGCGCTCCGTGGCACGGCGCagagccgcagccccccccccggccgcctcccCGTTACGAGGGGACCGCCGGCTGCAGGGCACGGCGAGAGGCGAGCGCAGGATGTGGAGGCCTCACCCATTTCCCCTCTGGTCAGCGCCTCGCTCTCGGGCGGCGGATTTTGCAACGCAAATAAAAGTGGGTTTCGTGTCGGCTGCTTGCTTTCAAACGCCACGCACGGAGTTCGGCGAAAACCCACCTCCTTCCTCGCTGAGTAACAACGCCAGGACCATCGGGGggcctttctttcccttcccaaatTAGTTAcgtcttttttggttttgacgTGCttgcttttcattgtatttctttcagagaaatgtAAGAATTATAAAATTTCAACCTGATATGCACGCAAACCAAATTCGGAAACTAGCTGAGAAACCTGAACTCTTACATAACCGTGTGTAAATCATGAAACATTTGTATCGCTGTTTCTCCTATAAGCAAACGGCTATAGAGCACgcactgcagagcagcgctGTGACTGCAATATTAAAACATAAAGCGCTGTATAGATAACGGTAGAAGACACCAGCATTTAGAACTCATTTATTTGCAAAGACAGAAGTGATGAAATACCATATTTGGGACAGTTAAACATGAATTTGGGTCTACAATGAAATGTGTTTCATAACAAGAAAGAGCAAAACCCCTCATTGGTTCCAAATGTACATTTCAAAGCGATGTACACAATTTTTAGCCCAGAGAGGACACAGTGCCATCTCCTGGAGCTAACAATATCGCTTTTCCGTTCCATCCCATTAACGGCACAATATTTCACACACCCTGACTTTCTGGTGAAGTACAAACACCtacacaaagaaagagaaaatctggGAGCTCTGCTAATAGCCCGGATTTTCAACTGAGGTATGAACAATGCAGTTAATGAGTCTTCTATTTCAAATCTGACAACAGCCATTTATATATATCTAACCTGTAGCTGTAATTCATAGTGTTGGCAGTAATATTCATGAAACTTCTATGAAAAATAGCCAAAACAAGGCAGTAACTGCAATATTACCTACAAATGAGAGAGATCCAAATTCAGATCCAAAACAATTACTGCAATTTTAAGTGATTTGTTACTGGCTACattaattgggaaaaaaagtcacctggatttctgctgaaaaacactgtaaaaatttGAACTGCTTTGCATACGACCTAGATGCTACTCGATTgctaaataaaatggaaatgaaaattactTTCCATACCCACTGCAAAACATTCTTAAATCACCCCAGACTTACTGCCACAAACACAGCTCGTTCTTGTGCTGTCTGCACATACacatagggaaaaaaactgACCCTAGCAATAACCTTTACAACTCCGAAATATGACTGCTGTCCCGGGCCTGTGTAAAAAGCATGCTCATCGAATGCTTTCTAGGGGACGTGCTGAGAGAGGAAACTTCTAGCTCTAGCTAGCCAGGAAGCTTTTGCTATGCATGCTTGCCTGAATTTTGGTTATTTTCTGTGAATCGTCAGAAATTATCGCTCTTACCTCTGCAGCATGCTTTCTGTGATCAGTTGGAAAAATCACCCATCTTTCATTTCTGacctagggggaaaaaaacaatgcaagcATATTAATGCATGCTGAACACTAATTCCAGGTGGACTTGTGTCACTAAAATGTCAATTCCTAATAAGAGTCTGTAAAAGTCAAACTAGTTCTTCATGTATTTTACTAAgaccttttaatttaaaatatatatatatatttgagcCATTCAGGAAGTCTACACTGGATGAAAAGCTGCATCCTCACCTTCCATCACACCCATGCAGTTACGAGAAGATAACAGCCATGGTATGCATTACTTCTATTCATCTTTTACTCACTCTCTGAACCAGAACTACTGCGTCTGGATGTTCAATGAGATTAGCATCTGCCTTTTAACTTCCCTGAAAGCCATTGCTCCCTATCCATCAACTACAAAATCATACTCATGTTacaaagaactgaaagaatgaCATTTTACAATTCTAAATGAACGGCCAAAGCTCTGTAAAAATTCTAAATGGTTTGATTTAGTAAATAACAAAGTCTGTGATACATGCACATATTTTCGATACTTAGGTCAAGTAATAACTAAAAATGATTAAGGACAATGGATAAAATGTTTGAATTCTAACAGAAAGTGATGCAAAGTCCACAGCCTGTGCTGTAGCTTCATTTTCCCCTTGCTAATTGGAAAGCATGTATCAAGTTCTCTCACAAAACATGGTATCCTGGCTCTGAATTTCTCAACTGAGTTACCCTGACCTTACACCAGTACAGCTGATATAGTAACCAAGCCTTAATTCTTTAGATAAAAGGTTCAAGCTGTTATCCTCGATACCTCTTTGCCACATGAAGGTTTTGTTACAGCACGCAACACCGACTGCGATTTCATGACAACTTATGCTTTTTTCTGGGAGCTTTAAGCAATGCTCGGAGACACAGTGCTTTCACTGACGAGCATTTCCCTTGCAGTAATTTATTAACAACCGCTTAGAAGTTTGCGGAGACGCCGACAGCGACAACACCCCACTCAACCCCCGAGCCCCACCTGGGGCACTGAGGCGCCGGGGGGCCTCACGCCAGGGGGCctgcggcggccggggctgTCCGCGGCGCTGCCTGCGCGGCGCAGCACGGGGAGCGGGGGCCTTCCGCCGGGCTGCCCCGGCCGTGCCTGCGCGCGGCGCCCGCCCGCTTCCGGTGAGTGTTGGCGGGGGCcgcgcagcggggccggggccatGGCGGAgggcggcgcggagcgggcCGACGGCCGCATCGTCAAAATGGAGGTGGATTACAGCGCGACGGTGGACCAGCGGCTGCCCGAGTGCGAGCGGCTGGCGCAGGTGCGCGAGGGGAGCGGGAGGAAGGCGGCCGGTGAAGATGGGCTGAGTCATGGCGCGGGGCGGGCTAGGCCGCGCTCGGGCTGCGGCCCGGCGGGgccacggggacagggacagggacggggacggggacggggacaggggcaggggcagaggcagggacaGAAACAGGgacgggcaggggcaggcagggcagggggtgcagccgcagcagccgccTCTCGCCCCCCGGCCCTGTGCTGAGGGGTCCGGCGATCCTTGGGGCAGGGGAGAATCCGAGGACCCTAAAGTCTGGGAGACATCAGGGTTGGCAGAGAGCTCCCAGGTCGTGTGGACCAAgcatccccctaccaccaatgtcacccgctgagccgtgtccccaagcaccacgtccaggctttccttgaacaccccccgggatggtgacgccaccacctccctgggcaacccaatgcctgaccgctcttctgagaagaaacgtctcctAATTCCAACCTcagcctcccctggcacaacctgaggctGTTTCCTCTAGTCTTGCCGctggttatctgcgagaagCAGGCACCACTTCAGCACTTGGCTGTCAACGTGCAGCAGGGGGAGATGAGGGCAGATGTCTGGCTGAAGCCTCATCAGTGAGGCAAAGGGGTGGCGCTGGGATGGGGCTGGTCCGCCGCAGGCTTTTCCCCGCTGCCACTTTCCGCCTGCAGCGTGGCGTGGCAGGCGCATGGCAGCTGCTTGCTCATCCTGCTGTGCGCCAGCGATGTCTTGGTGTAATTGGGCCAGTGTCAGGTTGGGCAGGCAGCTCTTCGCACCCACGTCACTCAGTTACGTCCGTGCCCCAAAAGACTGGAGTGGGGGGCCAGAGCCAtggcagggtgctgagggacaGCCCGCTGAGCGCACATGGATGCGCACACAGCCACAGTGTGTTGCTGATGGGGTCTCAGAGGGAATCGTGCATGTGGTCTATTCTATCTTGAGGTTTCTTTGCGGCCCTGCTAGGTAGGCTAGAGATTTACATGTCTCAAACCTCAGAACAGTCAGGTGGGACTTGCTGTTGTGTCCTGTTCCAGTAGGGTGGCATCGGATTCTTTACACGCTGCCAATGCTCTGCGAGATCCATGTGTGTTGTCAGAGACATGTTGGAGTGTAAAGTGTTGTAGGATTTTAAAGGCAGTAGCCTGAAGATAGGTAAACTGCATCTTATGCTGTCTGACAGAATTGCATGGAGAGTAGGCCCAGCTGTTTTATCccaccagcagagctgtgcataACTATGGGCACCATGGCTGCGTTTCACTGCCACAGAATTCTGTGGCAGTCTGACCACATTCCTGACAAACCACTGTAGAGTTTGAAAGAATTTCAGTAGCATTAGGTACGCTTTAGAAGcaaattttccctttctctcttttgtcaTTAATCTCCTAGTTTCTAAACATTTTGCTGTCCCAAAGTTGCCATGGGCTGTTATAAATATTCccatataaacattttttcgTGAGATACTTGCTAGAAATTACAGCTTAGGACTAAGAGAACTTTATGGTAGCTAATTCTCTCTGAAAAAGGCCAATATAGTTCTCAAAAGCAGGACTATGGTAATTCCATGCCTGGACTGTAAGGCGTGTAGTCCATGTTTTCTGTAATACGCTGTTACTAAGTAATGAATATGGATTACAGtaacagggtttttttttgcaaaggtATCTGCTTGCATATCTGTTCTCACCTAGAGCTTTGTTTTGGTTAGGAAAGAAATCAGTCTTACATCTAGCTTAGTGGGCATGAGCTAACCAAACCTGTCTGCAACTTGCTAGGTTTCTTCCTCTAGACAGACAACTTCTAGCTTGTGTTAGGCAAAACCGGTACCTTTCTGGTTTCTAATCTCTGCATTTAGCCACGTATTTAATGTTAGGGCTGTgcatgtgtcttttttttttcatttttttttaaacaaacaaaaaaaaccacaaaatacataaaaatcagTGCACAAGCTAGTCTGTGGTTTTTTTACTTATATAAGAATTGGAGCTACTCGCAATTTAAGCTGACCTGTATTCTTCAGTCGTGGTGATAATTCTTTTACTCTTTTATTCTGTTGTATTAGGAGGGGAGACTGCAAGAAGTAATCGAAAACCTGCTCTCGTTGGAGAAACAAACACGAACGGTAAGTAGCATGTGGCGTGCAGCATGTCTGCTGGGTTGGCCTACGGCCCTTGTCCCACTGCATTAAAGTCGTGAAGGGGGTTGGGGTGTcagtctttctcttttgttgttctTACCAGTGAGGCTAGATGTGatagatttttattctttgtatcATGGAAGTGCAAGTGATAGAGGCTGTTCATCCCATCACTAAcgtgctgtttgtttgttacaGGCATCTGACATGGTTTCCACATCACGGATCTTAGTGGCTATAGTGAAAATGTGTTATGAAGCTAAAGACTGGGATGctcttaatgaaaatattattcttcTGTCAAAGAGAAGAAGTCAGTTAAAACAGGTGAATAAAATTGTATTCGGAGCTACGTTATATATATCTGATTCCTCCTTGCGTGCAGAGACTTTTCTGACTTTCCAGCACCTGCCTGAATACACTGTAATTAGCTTCTGCTGACATATTTTTCTAGACATATGAATACCAATAATGAAACTCATGTCTGGAATTAATCTGTCTTCACTTTGTACCTGAGCTCCATGTGGTCCATCTTGCCATTCTTGACAACACAGCTGTGGCTTTTTTGCATGACAGTGCTTTCAGACAGTAGCTCATCTTTACAGTCTTAGTCTAAGTCATAGACatattcttaatttttcatgttCACATGTGGTATACATTAATAGTTACTGTGATTTATTGTGATGAAATAAGGGGTATATTTTACATGCTTTTGAAACTGTCATACTCTGGAATTCAGTTCTGTCTGAGAAATCAGCTATCAAGATAGCTGGAAGCACTTGCATTTGAGAAGTTACAAAGTGTATTGTGCTTTGTGTTTATTTAGTACTTATCTTTGAGTGTTATTATTTGAATGCCTTTGAGAAAcctaaaaatattcttcctgtCTGTTACTGTACTAGGCAGTTGCTAAAATGGTCCAGCAGTGCTGCACTTACGTTGAAGACATCACAGACTTACCAGTCAAACTGCGCTTAATTGACACGTTGCGTATggttacagaaggaaaagtaagattttgttttaagactGAATGTCTAAAAGGTAGAATAAAAATGCTCACCTTCTTTACAAGCATAGCttcttaacattatttttaatcttgttcAAATACGagcaaaagtatatttttaacgTGGGAATGAAAATagtgcattttctttcccagaaagACTGCAGATATTTTCCAGATTTCGTATTTAAATGACTTGCCGAAACAATGCTTGTATTTCTACGAAGTAGATATTTGGATCTATTATTAATACAAAgtgccatttatttttcactttttaaagtgttatATATTCAAATTTGTTAGAGAAATGGgcagtttaaattaatttctttggcATTTAGCAAAGTGTTACATACAGTTACAGTAACTCAAGGTGATATCAAAGCAGTATACCaagttaattattttctgaaataatacttttgtttaaaaaaaaaaatctggattaaAGCACATTTGAATTAGTGTTCCATTATTTGCCTGTTCAAAGTTAGTCTAAATTGTTAGTGATCAAATATTCTTGTCTTATAGATGGTTAGGAGTGCATGAAATAATGCAAATTATTGCATTAATACTCAGTACGTATTAACCATTACTGTCTTCACGTCATACCTCTTTCAATATATTTTGCCAGACatattatttaatttgcattGCAGATCCTTTTATGTTTATGTAAAGAATGGTGGAGATATTTAgacattttttatattaatttggTACAAATACTTCCAGTGTGTAACCCATCCGTTATACTTCATCTGTATTTTGTGGACAGTATCAATATAGTAATGTCCACACGTGAAATTAATTACTTGTATGCAAACATCAACTATATGTCTTAGAGTTTACGCTCTTCTTTAGAAAATTCCAATATTTAAATTGCTAATTCTGATTTCAGATATATGTGGAAATTGAACGTGCTCGTCTGACAAAGACACTTGCAACAATAAAGGAGCAGAACGGTGAAGTGAAAGAGGCTGCCTCTATTCTGCAAGAATTGCAGGTAACTTGCTGTGCAACTCAAAATTGCATTGGTTATAAAAATTAATACTGACAGATCATAGATTATTGTTTAGAAATATAATCAGGTACATCTGCAGAAATGTCTGGAATGAGATTAACTGTTACGAGTGAAAGTGTAATTCCGTTTTAACTGCTTTTGTTAGTCTAGTGGTTAAATTGCATGGACTATTTCCCATTTGGAAGACAAATTTAAATTCGCTAAGTATTGCAGTGAGTTTAGTGTTAGTGAATTTTTCTCATGTGAGTAGGGGCTATAATTCAAAATTGAGTaagcttttctccattttcactTGCTGTGgaatagctgtttttttgtgtgtgtgtgtgaatcaTATGCTTCTCTATTGTACGCGATTTGACTTTGAGAGTACTAAACAGTTAAACTTTAATTTTAGGTGGAAACCTATGGctcaatggaaaagaaagaacgTGTAGAATTTATCTTGGAGCAGATGAGGCTCTGTCTAGCTGTAAAAGACTATATCAGGACTCAAATTATCAGCAAAAAAATTAATACTAAATTTTTTCAAGAGGAAAACACGGAAGTAAGTTGTTGGAGGAtttgttttcccctgttttAATCTAACATGCTTCTCTTCAGGTCCAAGTATATTTgaatcttctgttttctggaatCCATTTGGATTTCATTTACATGATTCATAGagctgttttaattttactgtttgATACTGTTTcagaaactaaaattaaaatactacaACCTAATGATCCAGCTGGATCAACATGAAGGCTCCTACCTCTCCATCTGTAAGCACTACAGAGCCATTTATGATACTCCATGTATTCAAGCTGAGAGTGAAAAGTGGcagcaggtaaaaaaaaaacaaaacaaaacaaaaccactacaTACAAAATGTCTGTATTTTCCTGTGACAAATATGCATTTCATTACCAGATGAATTTACAACAGATTAAATAGCTCTTAagtctgttgttgtttttaatggctATCTTAGCAAATTGCGTAGTTGAAAACGAGTATAATGAAGTTGGTTTCTAAAGAATATTTATAACTAACATTTTTACTATATTGTCTTTGAAATCTGGAgattatctgttttgttttgcggaagtgcagaaattaaaaacagctttgcaaGTAGTCTAAGTGATACCGTTGTGTATGCAATATAAATGTTtggtattaaattatttttaaggtatttatttgaaatgttcaAATTTCAGTTAACCTGTATCAATTTAAATCTATCACTATGAAGGAAGGTTCATTTCTACAAGATTACATCAATTTAACTTTTAATATGCTTAGCTTAACCCTTTTACATGTTAAATTCTAAGCTCTGGGAGTAGTTTTCAACCcttctgtttaattaaaaaaacctcACTGTTTTCTACTGAACAGGCACTGAAGAGCGTTGTTCTTTATGTTATTCTTTCACCTTATGACAATGAGCAATCTGATTTGGTGCACAGAATTAGTAGTGACAAAAAGCTAGAAGAAATCCCAAAGTATAAGTAAGTGCCCTTTCTAATATACAATTCTTAGGCAAAAAGCATTTCTTACAGTAGCTGTGCAAGTGAAATCTGTTTATGCTGAGTCTACTGTAAACACTTCAGAATTTAATGCTGtatgaaaaatactgcaaatttTTCATGATTATGCAAGTtataagttaaaataaatgtttctgtaagagaaaaatCATTACTAGAAACACTGTCTGACATTAGCTGCCCCCTGATAGTGTGAAGTATGAGATCGTACTTGTGAAAAACAATGAATGTTAAtggtaataaaatgaaaacatttaaagataATTCGCTCATCTACTTAAGCATGAAATAAGCCTTATTGGTAAAGGATTATAAATCAACTTTACTAAACCATTTAGAGACCTCCTCAAACTATTTACCACCATGGAATTGATGCGATGGACTGCCCTAGTTGAAGAATATGGGAAGGAATTGAGAGAAGGATCCCTTGACAGTCCTGCAACAGATGTTTTTGGCTGTACAGAGGAAGGTGAAAAGAGATGGAAAGATTTAAAGAATAGAGTTGTGGAGCATGTAAGTATGGCAGATTCTTTAAGAATTAGCTATGTATGCTATGCCTGaactaaaattactttttgcttGACATACTTTGTTTACAAAGGTATTTTCTTCTAATGTAGGAAAGCAGCAGATAAGTTGCATTTTCATTATGTTAcatttttcaatgttttatttgttcataCCTGCATATTATAGATAGGTACTTGGCACAACGGccagaaaaaaagagcacatTGTGCTGAAATTGTGAGATTTAGCATTCAAATGTCAGTAGAGCAAAAACTTAAGTCTTGTTTTGTATCAAGTTAATAATTGGTTGATTTCATTACTTAGTAATTTGTCACACAGAGACTATTACAAGCACCTATACCTATTACAAGCACCTGTTGGTCCACAGCTCATTTACATACTTTATGCTGGACTGCCATTAGAGCACTACAGCTCCTAATCTGCTTTTAACATtgacttttatatttttgcagcctgcttcaattattttttgcaCATAACCCTCTACTCTGAACACTTTTATTCCAGAATATTAGAATAATGGCTAAATATTATACCAGAATTACAATGAAGAGAATGGCACAGCTCCTTGATCTGTCCGTTGATGTAAGTGTTGCCTTGCTTATACTCCTTTCATAAAGGGAatagaaatgtgtgtgtgtttgcctGTGGCAAAAGTATAAGTATTCAGCAGAGTAACattctcttttaatttcaatttttggtttctctttttagcttaaaaagctttgaaagtAGTGCCATAGAGCACCGTTGCATTGTTTTACAGACAATGCAGAAAGACCATTGTAGAAATACTCTGCTTGGAACAAAATTCTCAGGATTTATACTCATGCGTTTATGAATGTTCATGGATATAGTATCTGTTGCTACTTGTGCATATATCTGCCTTTGTATCATCTTTCCAGCTCTCCTGGCATCATCCTTAGTTTTATTCCCCTGTTTGTGCTACCAGTGCATTTCAGCTTTTACCAGGAAGAACACAGTGTGCTGTAGTGATTTACACAGAGCGTTAAATGAACTTTAGTTATGAGAGAAGCAGTGGAAAAGCCTGTTGGGAATAGCAGTATGTTAGcccaaatatttattaatttgtcCCTACTACTCAATGCAACACCCTGAGTGTATTTTCATGCCTTTATGGGAGTTGAAAAACAGTTATTCAATCCAGACAGAACTGAATGTCATGATGCATGTGCCCATATGGCAAAAGCTGATGCTCAAAATTCATTTATGCTCAAGGTCATATTTAAATGTTGGAGCTTCTTATCTTATATTTCAGTGGGAAAAAGCTCTTGTCAATGAGTGATTAAATTTGATTGAAGATACAAGGTTTCTCACCTGTAATTCACAGGGATTTTCCTGTCTTACTTGTCAGAAGGGTTGGTCTGATAACTGCGTTGCCAAGTAATCCAAAGTGTAAAAGTCTGTTGGTGTAGTACAttaaacttttaatttcatGAAAGGTAATCAGATATAGAtcaaatgagggaaaaaaaagtttgggaaTAGATGGTGCTAGTAGCTTGCTGTGCCCATGTGTAATATTAAAGTATTGTgttgttcttttaaatacattattaCTACAGATGGATTTCTTTTAAGTATAATGACAACCTTGTTCCTTGTGCTTTAATGCTGTTTGGGAGGAATTCTGatgctttgaagatgaaaatgctattttcttgACTTAGTGCTGTTTGTCTTT
The genomic region above belongs to Anser cygnoides isolate HZ-2024a breed goose chromosome 19, Taihu_goose_T2T_genome, whole genome shotgun sequence and contains:
- the PSMD12 gene encoding 26S proteasome non-ATPase regulatory subunit 12 isoform X1, coding for MAEGGAERADGRIVKMEVDYSATVDQRLPECERLAQEGRLQEVIENLLSLEKQTRTASDMVSTSRILVAIVKMCYEAKDWDALNENIILLSKRRSQLKQAVAKMVQQCCTYVEDITDLPVKLRLIDTLRMVTEGKIYVEIERARLTKTLATIKEQNGEVKEAASILQELQVETYGSMEKKERVEFILEQMRLCLAVKDYIRTQIISKKINTKFFQEENTEKLKLKYYNLMIQLDQHEGSYLSICKHYRAIYDTPCIQAESEKWQQALKSVVLYVILSPYDNEQSDLVHRISSDKKLEEIPKYKDLLKLFTTMELMRWTALVEEYGKELREGSLDSPATDVFGCTEEGEKRWKDLKNRVVEHNIRIMAKYYTRITMKRMAQLLDLSVDESEEFLSNLVVNKTIFAKVDRLAGIINFQRPKDPNNILNDWSHKLNSLMALVNKTTHLIAKEEMIHNLQ
- the PSMD12 gene encoding 26S proteasome non-ATPase regulatory subunit 12 isoform X2 encodes the protein MAEGGAERADGRIVKMEVDYSATVDQRLPECERLAQEGRLQEVIENLLSLEKQTRTASDMVSTSRILVAIVKMCYEAKDWDALNENIILLSKRRSQLKQAVAKMVQQCCTYVEDITDLPVKLRLIDTLRMVTEGKIYVEIERARLTKTLATIKEQNGEVKEAASILQELQVETYGSMEKKERVEFILEQMRLCLAVKDYIRTQIISKKINTKFFQEENTEKLKLKYYNLMIQLDQHEGSYLSICKHYRAIYDTPCIQAESEKWQQALKSVVLYVILSPYDNEQSDLVHRISSDKKLEEIPKYKDLLKLFTTMELMRWTALVEEYGKELREGSLDSPATDVFGCTEEGEKRWKDLKNRVVEHPASIIFCT